The following are encoded together in the Pithys albifrons albifrons isolate INPA30051 chromosome 5, PitAlb_v1, whole genome shotgun sequence genome:
- the NWD2 gene encoding NACHT and WD repeat domain-containing protein 2 isoform X1, which produces MWPAGAGGRLPCPRDAALRRAAFSGNLSALPSHLVPSGRSVRVFISANPEDTIAERSALREHVYPKLREFCRENYGLEFQVIDLYWGVEADEWDSPELQKTRMKLLEDCLKNSAGPCFVGLLGEKYGNIRIPGEVESAEFEMILDAAVEAKLETRILEEWYCRDENAVPPAYYLRPKSEMLKNYQNTMESSSTSVNENKWQDISEEIKKIFKTAVKLLYEKGKMKHSQAKRYLSSAIEDELDFALGKQTPAFLKKCVCYIRKIANIERFVKIPEMGKYMDVVHTAGKFLRDPEAHEKLIKLRDEFIPTIVASSNLRVYTSVTHCDMKLGYSQEVENHYIEGLGKQFYEDMIDIIQATVQQNFDTETDMLYDEVLQHSSLCKTYSTFYEYRCEALNIVHKYILPRKIGHINPLIIYGGPCTGKTLLLAEAAKKAYSWLQEEMGPDSDPVVVIRFLGSTETSIDLKNILQSICEQLAVNYRCLIQSYPKKIHDLRDLFINLLNESSFHRPLVIIFDALEQLTDSDDGRKLWWLPIHLPRTVRIILSTLPNKHGILQKLRCLIHEESNYIELTARDRKMCSQVLKHQLLRVKRKVTSGQQIYVNEAFSKCTLPMFVNLTFREVRNWRSHKDVDESSLCVTVHESIEQLFWSLENKCGSRLLSRALGYITMSKSGLSEMELEDILALDNSVMYELNESVRESNPFRIPYIYIARLKEGLQGYLIERQVKNVTLLLWANRHLQLIAQKLYLHNEEVLREMHTVMAEYFLGVWSGGRRKPFYSNDQYLSGCPGRGLNEDEKHCMDQTAFDRQAPDQPWVFQCNPLEPDIFFINHRKMTELIHHLTRCGRTDDLLYGVIMNFSWLYTMIKIGQFDRALSDIELAYTHSQEKELKFLASTLRSIKFKVVKYPGSLSAELQQRLLPVVSSLPKLRHLLLECDKDGPKYCSIVPLHSSMDVTYSPERLPLSSSCVHVTEILPTFNPSTIIAALENGSISTWDVESRQLLRQITTAPSVILGMKLSSDEKYLVVATTNNTLLIYDNINSCLLSEVEIKGSKHCGIGGGSSFINGFTLSVNHALAWLEASKDVTVIDLRYGWPLYQFHCWYEVTCVQCSPDGVYAFCGQYLNTATIFHLGSGEKLANVTSEFSTGFVKFLLILDTAQEMVMVDNEGSLSVWNTEEIANPQLTDDFNCRREDSEVVSIELSEDQSAILICKALSIELLDTRVWKVAEKFRAKHNEHFISAVLSKNGNCIIASMENTSAIFVWRRDTGQCMASLQEISGTIVRLIKSNHHNMLLSLSTSGVLSIWDIDIITAMSNIDKSGKPIQRLVLPPRGELIYTLDGSDSVHKWNFSTGFIEAVFKHEGIVENCVLTSSGEIMVTSDDKCSQYVWHTASGENIFRINGQKISELMITHNDQFVVSLCEQNASRVWRLATGHRVCNILVALQNAFITTANTFVVGMAKNKVLAVSLWTGSITKKFCCDDGASIVDIKLIPDCPDIIVFITSTETVNIWSLTEEVICRRVQLPTNFLKKLEDFEISPNGKLGIITRGDDNINVLDLYSGKLRVVHAPGVIWRQRLSRDGRYLVYICCRGEEDDDNGAVSSLIVMRLADGKNIGACSLYKTPTFLTLSQRHLNIIIGFDDGSIGTYTVVDRVDAALKIKIATSNSRQIFNNTAQVIRPKCHNYSFKVTADCIWRESTEVFARDSPITVTEPEVSEATPTKKYNYCYEKVCSAIDCRGHSFASDN; this is translated from the exons GGCCTATTGGGAGAGAAGTATGGGAACATCCGAATACCAGGGGAAGTTGAATCAGCAGAATTTGAAATGATCCTGGATGCTGCTGTAGAGGCCAAGCTAGAGACAAGGATTTTAGAAGAGTGGTACTGCAGGGATGAGAATGCAGTGCCACCAGCATATTACCTCAGACCAAAATCTGAAATGCTGAAGAACTACCAGAATACG atggaaTCTTCTTCAACCTCTGTGAATGAGAACAAATGGCAAGATATATCAGAAGAGATTAAGAAGATTTTTAAGACTGCTGTGAAATTGCtatatgagaaaggaaagatgaaaCATAGCCAAGCAAAGAGATATCTTTCATCTG CTATTGAAGATGAACTTGATTTTGCCTTGGGTAAACAAACACCAGCTTTCCTAAAGAAGTGTGTTTGCTACATTAGGAAAATTGCCAACATTGAGCGCTTTGTTAAAATTCCAGAGATGGGAAAATACATGGATGTGGTACATACAGCAGGGAAGTTTCTACGAGATCCTGAAGCCCATGAGAAGCTCATCAAGCTCAGGGATGAATTCATTCCTACCATTGTTGCATCATCCAATCTGAGAGTGTACACATCCGTCACTCACTGTGACATGAAACTGGGTTACTCCCAGGAAGTGGAGAACCATTACATTGAAGGACTTGGTAAACAGTTCTATGAAGACATGATTGATATAATCCAAGCTACAGTGCAGCAGAATTTTGATACGGAGACAGACATGCTGTATGATGAAGTTCTTCAACACTCGTCACTGTGTAAAACATACTCCACTTTTTATGAATATAGATGTGAGGCATTAAACATAGTTCACAAGTACATTTTACCTAGGAAAATAGGACACATTAACCCTCTTATCATATATGGAGGACCATGCACAGGGAAGACTCTTTTATTAGCTGAAGCGGCAAAGAAG GCCTATTCATGGTTGCAAGAAGAGATGGGACCAGATTCTGACCCTGTGGTAGTTATAAGATTTTTGGGATCCACTGAAACAAGTATTGATCTGAAGAATATACTTCAAAGCATTTGTGAACAACTAGCCGTCAACTATCGTTGCCTCATACAAAGTTACCCAAAAAAGATTCATGACCTTCGGGACTTGTTCATAAATCTCTTGAATGAGTCTTCATTTCACAGGCCACTGGTGATAATATTTGATGCCCTAGAACAGCTAACAGATAGTGATGATGGTAGGAAGCTCTGGTGGCTTCCCATTCACCTTCCCCGCACAGTACGGATAATTTTGTCAACACTGCCAAACAAGCATGGGATCCTGCAAAAACTGAGGTGCCTTATTCACGAAGAAAGCAACTATATTGAATTGACTGCAAGGGACAGAAAGATGTGTAGTCAAGTACTGAAACATCAGCTGCTGCgagttaaaagaaaagtaacatCAGGGCAACAAATCTATGTCAATGAGGCATTCTCCAAGTGCACACTGCCTATGTTTGTGAACTTAACCTTCAGAGAGGTCAGGAACTGGAGATCTCACAAGGATGTGGATGAGTCCTCCCTCTGTGTCACTGTTCATGAAAGCATAGAGCAGTTGTTTTGGTCACTGGAAAACAAGTGTGGATCAAGACTGTTGTCAAGAGCACTTGGCTACATCACTATGTCCAAATCTGGCCTGAGTGAAATGGAACTGGAAGATATTTTAGCCCTTGACAACAGTGTTATGTATGAGCTGAATGAGAGTGTAAGAGAGAGTAATCCATTTAGAataccatatatatatattgcaaGGCTTAAGGAGGGCTTACAGGGGTACTTAATAGAGCGACAGGTGAAAAATGTAACACTGCTTCTTTGGGCAAACAGGCACTTGCAACTAATTGCCCAGAAATTGTACCTACACAATGAAGAAGTCTTGCGTGAAATGCACACAGTCATGGCAGAGTATTTCCTTGGTGTTTGGTCAGGTGGACGAAGAAAACCTTTTTACAGCAATGACCAATATCTGAGTGGCTGTCCTGGTAGAGGCCTGAACGAGGATGAAAAGCATTGCATGGATCAGACTGCTTTTGACAGGCAGGCACCAGATCAGCCATGGGTCTTTCAATGTAATCCATTAGAGCCTGATATCTTTTTTATCAATCACAGAAAAATGACAGAACTTATTCATCACTTGACAAGATGTGGAAGAACTGATGATCTTCTGTATGGAGTCATTATGAACTTTAGCTGGCTGTACACTATGATTAAAATAGGGCAGTTTGATAGAGCACTTTCTGACATAGAACTGGCTTACACCCACTCTCAAGAAAAGGAGCTGAAATTTCTGGCGAGTACTCTCCGCAGTATAAAGTTCAAAGTAGTAAAATACCCAGGCTCACTCTCTGCTGAGTTGCAGCAGAGGCTTCTCCCGGTAGTAAGCTCATTGCCCAAACTCAGACATCTCCTCTTAGAATGTGACAAGGATGGACCCAAGTACTGCTCTATTGTCCCTTTGCATTCCTCCATGGATGTAACTTACAGCCCAGAGCGCCTGCCATTGTCATCCAGTTGCGTGCACGTCACTGAGATTTTGCCTACATTTAATCCCAGCACAATTATTGCTGCTTTAGAAAATGGCTCCATTAGCACTTGGGATGTAGAGAGCCGTCAGTTACTAAGGCAGATTACAACAGCTCCATCTGTTATCTTAGGGATGAAACTTAGTAGTGATGAAAAATATCTCGTAGTGGCTACAACAAACAACACTCTTTTGATATATGATAACATCAATTCCTGTCTTCTGTCTGAAGTGGAAATCAAGGGGTCAAAACACTGTGGAATTGGGGGGGGCTCCAGTTTTATAAATGGATTTACATTATCAGTCAACCATGCACTTGCTTGGCTGGAGGCCAGTAAAGATGTTACTGTAATAGATCTGCGTTATGGCTGGCCTCTCTATCAGTTCCACTGCTGGTACGAAGTGACCTGTGTGCAGTGTTCTCCAGATGGAGTTTATGCATTCTGTGGACAGTATTTGAACACTGCAACCATTTTTCACTTGGGCAGTGGAGAGAAGCTGGCCAATGTGACCTCTGAATTTTCAACTGGGTTTGTGAAATTCCTTCTCATTCTGGACACAGCCCAAGAAATGGTGATGGTAGACAATGAGGGTAGCCTCTCTGTTTGGAATACGGAGGAGATCGCAAATCCCCAGCTTACAGATGACTTTAACTGCAGAAGAGAAGACAGTGAAGTTGTCAGCATAGAGCTTTCTGAAGACCAAAGTGCAATTTTAATTTGTAAGGCTCTCAGCATTGAACTTCTTGACACTCGAGTGTGGAAGGTGGCTGAAAAGTTTAGAGCTAAACACAATGAGCATTTTATATCTGCTGTGTTGTCCAAAAATGGCAACTGTATAATTGCTTCAATGGAAAATACCTCAGCCATTTTTGTTTGGAGAAGAGATACAGGACAGTGTATGGCAAGCTTACAGGAAATCTCAGGAACTATAGTCAGACTCATTAAATCAAATCATCATAACATGCTGCTATCCTTATCCACCAGTGGTGTCCTTTCTATTTGGGATATAGACATCATAACTGCTATGTCCAATATTGACAAATCTGGCAAGCCTATCCAAAGACTGGTGTTGCCACCCAGAGGTGAATTAATATACACATTGGATGGATCGGATTCTGTCCACAAGTGGAACTTCAGCACTGGATTTATTGAAGCTGTGTTCAAGCATGAAGGTATTGTTGAAAACTGTGTGCTGACCTCTTCTGGAGAGATAATGGTTACCTCAGATGACAAATGCAGCCAGTATGTGTGGCATACTGCTAGTGGTGAAAATATCTTTCGCATTAATGGACAAAAAATCTCGGAGCTAATGATTACTCATAATGATCAATTTGTAGTCTCTCTCTGTGAGCAAAATGCATCCAGAGTTTGGCGACTGGCCACAGGGCATAGGGTTTGCAATATTTTAGTTGCCTTACAGAATGCATTTATAACAACTGCAAATACATTTGTAGTCGGAATGGCAAAGAACAAAGTATTAGCAGTGAGTCTCTGGACAGGCAGTATAACAAAGAAGTTTTGCTGTGATGATGGTGCAAGCATTGTGGATATTAAGTTAATACCAGACTGCCCAGATATTATAGTATTTATAACATCTACCGAAACCGTGAACATCTGGAGCCTGACAGAAGAAGTCATCTGCAGACGTGTACAACTGCCTAccaatttcttaaaaaaattagaagactTTGAAATATCTCCAAATGGGAAGCTAGGAATTATAACCCGTGGTGATGACAACATCAATGTTCTTGATTTATACAGTGGAAAACTTCGTGTGGTTCACGCTCCAGGTGTCATCTGGCGGCAGAGGCTGTCTCGTGATGGCCGCTATCTTGTGTACATTTGTTGTCGTGGTGAGGAAGATGATGACAATGGTGCAGTCTCTAGCTTAATTGTAATGAGGCTAGCGGATGGCAAAAACATCGGTGCCTGTTCTCTTTATAAAACTCCCACTTTCCTTACACTCTCACAGAGACATTTAAACATTATTATTGGATTTGATGATGGAAGTATAGGTACTTACACTGTAGTGGATCGAGTTGATGCTGCACTGAAAATCAAAATTGCTACTTCAAACAGCCGTCAGATTTTCAACAACACAGCACAAGTCATTAGGCCAAAATGTCACAATTATAGCTTCAAAGTGACTGCAGACTGCATTTGGAGAGAATCAACAGAAGTATTTGCAAGGGATAGCCCCATTACAGTTACAGAGCCTGAGGTGAGTGAAGCAACACCAACCAAAAAATACAACTATTGCTATGAGAAAGTGTGCTCAGCCATAGATTGCAGAGGACATAGTTTTGCCTCTGACAACTGA
- the NWD2 gene encoding NACHT and WD repeat domain-containing protein 2 isoform X2, producing the protein MWPAGAGGRLPCPRDAALRRAAFSGNLSALPSHLVPSGRSVRVFISANPEDTIAERSALREHVYPKLREFCRENYGLEFQGLLGEKYGNIRIPGEVESAEFEMILDAAVEAKLETRILEEWYCRDENAVPPAYYLRPKSEMLKNYQNTMESSSTSVNENKWQDISEEIKKIFKTAVKLLYEKGKMKHSQAKRYLSSAIEDELDFALGKQTPAFLKKCVCYIRKIANIERFVKIPEMGKYMDVVHTAGKFLRDPEAHEKLIKLRDEFIPTIVASSNLRVYTSVTHCDMKLGYSQEVENHYIEGLGKQFYEDMIDIIQATVQQNFDTETDMLYDEVLQHSSLCKTYSTFYEYRCEALNIVHKYILPRKIGHINPLIIYGGPCTGKTLLLAEAAKKAYSWLQEEMGPDSDPVVVIRFLGSTETSIDLKNILQSICEQLAVNYRCLIQSYPKKIHDLRDLFINLLNESSFHRPLVIIFDALEQLTDSDDGRKLWWLPIHLPRTVRIILSTLPNKHGILQKLRCLIHEESNYIELTARDRKMCSQVLKHQLLRVKRKVTSGQQIYVNEAFSKCTLPMFVNLTFREVRNWRSHKDVDESSLCVTVHESIEQLFWSLENKCGSRLLSRALGYITMSKSGLSEMELEDILALDNSVMYELNESVRESNPFRIPYIYIARLKEGLQGYLIERQVKNVTLLLWANRHLQLIAQKLYLHNEEVLREMHTVMAEYFLGVWSGGRRKPFYSNDQYLSGCPGRGLNEDEKHCMDQTAFDRQAPDQPWVFQCNPLEPDIFFINHRKMTELIHHLTRCGRTDDLLYGVIMNFSWLYTMIKIGQFDRALSDIELAYTHSQEKELKFLASTLRSIKFKVVKYPGSLSAELQQRLLPVVSSLPKLRHLLLECDKDGPKYCSIVPLHSSMDVTYSPERLPLSSSCVHVTEILPTFNPSTIIAALENGSISTWDVESRQLLRQITTAPSVILGMKLSSDEKYLVVATTNNTLLIYDNINSCLLSEVEIKGSKHCGIGGGSSFINGFTLSVNHALAWLEASKDVTVIDLRYGWPLYQFHCWYEVTCVQCSPDGVYAFCGQYLNTATIFHLGSGEKLANVTSEFSTGFVKFLLILDTAQEMVMVDNEGSLSVWNTEEIANPQLTDDFNCRREDSEVVSIELSEDQSAILICKALSIELLDTRVWKVAEKFRAKHNEHFISAVLSKNGNCIIASMENTSAIFVWRRDTGQCMASLQEISGTIVRLIKSNHHNMLLSLSTSGVLSIWDIDIITAMSNIDKSGKPIQRLVLPPRGELIYTLDGSDSVHKWNFSTGFIEAVFKHEGIVENCVLTSSGEIMVTSDDKCSQYVWHTASGENIFRINGQKISELMITHNDQFVVSLCEQNASRVWRLATGHRVCNILVALQNAFITTANTFVVGMAKNKVLAVSLWTGSITKKFCCDDGASIVDIKLIPDCPDIIVFITSTETVNIWSLTEEVICRRVQLPTNFLKKLEDFEISPNGKLGIITRGDDNINVLDLYSGKLRVVHAPGVIWRQRLSRDGRYLVYICCRGEEDDDNGAVSSLIVMRLADGKNIGACSLYKTPTFLTLSQRHLNIIIGFDDGSIGTYTVVDRVDAALKIKIATSNSRQIFNNTAQVIRPKCHNYSFKVTADCIWRESTEVFARDSPITVTEPEVSEATPTKKYNYCYEKVCSAIDCRGHSFASDN; encoded by the exons GGCCTATTGGGAGAGAAGTATGGGAACATCCGAATACCAGGGGAAGTTGAATCAGCAGAATTTGAAATGATCCTGGATGCTGCTGTAGAGGCCAAGCTAGAGACAAGGATTTTAGAAGAGTGGTACTGCAGGGATGAGAATGCAGTGCCACCAGCATATTACCTCAGACCAAAATCTGAAATGCTGAAGAACTACCAGAATACG atggaaTCTTCTTCAACCTCTGTGAATGAGAACAAATGGCAAGATATATCAGAAGAGATTAAGAAGATTTTTAAGACTGCTGTGAAATTGCtatatgagaaaggaaagatgaaaCATAGCCAAGCAAAGAGATATCTTTCATCTG CTATTGAAGATGAACTTGATTTTGCCTTGGGTAAACAAACACCAGCTTTCCTAAAGAAGTGTGTTTGCTACATTAGGAAAATTGCCAACATTGAGCGCTTTGTTAAAATTCCAGAGATGGGAAAATACATGGATGTGGTACATACAGCAGGGAAGTTTCTACGAGATCCTGAAGCCCATGAGAAGCTCATCAAGCTCAGGGATGAATTCATTCCTACCATTGTTGCATCATCCAATCTGAGAGTGTACACATCCGTCACTCACTGTGACATGAAACTGGGTTACTCCCAGGAAGTGGAGAACCATTACATTGAAGGACTTGGTAAACAGTTCTATGAAGACATGATTGATATAATCCAAGCTACAGTGCAGCAGAATTTTGATACGGAGACAGACATGCTGTATGATGAAGTTCTTCAACACTCGTCACTGTGTAAAACATACTCCACTTTTTATGAATATAGATGTGAGGCATTAAACATAGTTCACAAGTACATTTTACCTAGGAAAATAGGACACATTAACCCTCTTATCATATATGGAGGACCATGCACAGGGAAGACTCTTTTATTAGCTGAAGCGGCAAAGAAG GCCTATTCATGGTTGCAAGAAGAGATGGGACCAGATTCTGACCCTGTGGTAGTTATAAGATTTTTGGGATCCACTGAAACAAGTATTGATCTGAAGAATATACTTCAAAGCATTTGTGAACAACTAGCCGTCAACTATCGTTGCCTCATACAAAGTTACCCAAAAAAGATTCATGACCTTCGGGACTTGTTCATAAATCTCTTGAATGAGTCTTCATTTCACAGGCCACTGGTGATAATATTTGATGCCCTAGAACAGCTAACAGATAGTGATGATGGTAGGAAGCTCTGGTGGCTTCCCATTCACCTTCCCCGCACAGTACGGATAATTTTGTCAACACTGCCAAACAAGCATGGGATCCTGCAAAAACTGAGGTGCCTTATTCACGAAGAAAGCAACTATATTGAATTGACTGCAAGGGACAGAAAGATGTGTAGTCAAGTACTGAAACATCAGCTGCTGCgagttaaaagaaaagtaacatCAGGGCAACAAATCTATGTCAATGAGGCATTCTCCAAGTGCACACTGCCTATGTTTGTGAACTTAACCTTCAGAGAGGTCAGGAACTGGAGATCTCACAAGGATGTGGATGAGTCCTCCCTCTGTGTCACTGTTCATGAAAGCATAGAGCAGTTGTTTTGGTCACTGGAAAACAAGTGTGGATCAAGACTGTTGTCAAGAGCACTTGGCTACATCACTATGTCCAAATCTGGCCTGAGTGAAATGGAACTGGAAGATATTTTAGCCCTTGACAACAGTGTTATGTATGAGCTGAATGAGAGTGTAAGAGAGAGTAATCCATTTAGAataccatatatatatattgcaaGGCTTAAGGAGGGCTTACAGGGGTACTTAATAGAGCGACAGGTGAAAAATGTAACACTGCTTCTTTGGGCAAACAGGCACTTGCAACTAATTGCCCAGAAATTGTACCTACACAATGAAGAAGTCTTGCGTGAAATGCACACAGTCATGGCAGAGTATTTCCTTGGTGTTTGGTCAGGTGGACGAAGAAAACCTTTTTACAGCAATGACCAATATCTGAGTGGCTGTCCTGGTAGAGGCCTGAACGAGGATGAAAAGCATTGCATGGATCAGACTGCTTTTGACAGGCAGGCACCAGATCAGCCATGGGTCTTTCAATGTAATCCATTAGAGCCTGATATCTTTTTTATCAATCACAGAAAAATGACAGAACTTATTCATCACTTGACAAGATGTGGAAGAACTGATGATCTTCTGTATGGAGTCATTATGAACTTTAGCTGGCTGTACACTATGATTAAAATAGGGCAGTTTGATAGAGCACTTTCTGACATAGAACTGGCTTACACCCACTCTCAAGAAAAGGAGCTGAAATTTCTGGCGAGTACTCTCCGCAGTATAAAGTTCAAAGTAGTAAAATACCCAGGCTCACTCTCTGCTGAGTTGCAGCAGAGGCTTCTCCCGGTAGTAAGCTCATTGCCCAAACTCAGACATCTCCTCTTAGAATGTGACAAGGATGGACCCAAGTACTGCTCTATTGTCCCTTTGCATTCCTCCATGGATGTAACTTACAGCCCAGAGCGCCTGCCATTGTCATCCAGTTGCGTGCACGTCACTGAGATTTTGCCTACATTTAATCCCAGCACAATTATTGCTGCTTTAGAAAATGGCTCCATTAGCACTTGGGATGTAGAGAGCCGTCAGTTACTAAGGCAGATTACAACAGCTCCATCTGTTATCTTAGGGATGAAACTTAGTAGTGATGAAAAATATCTCGTAGTGGCTACAACAAACAACACTCTTTTGATATATGATAACATCAATTCCTGTCTTCTGTCTGAAGTGGAAATCAAGGGGTCAAAACACTGTGGAATTGGGGGGGGCTCCAGTTTTATAAATGGATTTACATTATCAGTCAACCATGCACTTGCTTGGCTGGAGGCCAGTAAAGATGTTACTGTAATAGATCTGCGTTATGGCTGGCCTCTCTATCAGTTCCACTGCTGGTACGAAGTGACCTGTGTGCAGTGTTCTCCAGATGGAGTTTATGCATTCTGTGGACAGTATTTGAACACTGCAACCATTTTTCACTTGGGCAGTGGAGAGAAGCTGGCCAATGTGACCTCTGAATTTTCAACTGGGTTTGTGAAATTCCTTCTCATTCTGGACACAGCCCAAGAAATGGTGATGGTAGACAATGAGGGTAGCCTCTCTGTTTGGAATACGGAGGAGATCGCAAATCCCCAGCTTACAGATGACTTTAACTGCAGAAGAGAAGACAGTGAAGTTGTCAGCATAGAGCTTTCTGAAGACCAAAGTGCAATTTTAATTTGTAAGGCTCTCAGCATTGAACTTCTTGACACTCGAGTGTGGAAGGTGGCTGAAAAGTTTAGAGCTAAACACAATGAGCATTTTATATCTGCTGTGTTGTCCAAAAATGGCAACTGTATAATTGCTTCAATGGAAAATACCTCAGCCATTTTTGTTTGGAGAAGAGATACAGGACAGTGTATGGCAAGCTTACAGGAAATCTCAGGAACTATAGTCAGACTCATTAAATCAAATCATCATAACATGCTGCTATCCTTATCCACCAGTGGTGTCCTTTCTATTTGGGATATAGACATCATAACTGCTATGTCCAATATTGACAAATCTGGCAAGCCTATCCAAAGACTGGTGTTGCCACCCAGAGGTGAATTAATATACACATTGGATGGATCGGATTCTGTCCACAAGTGGAACTTCAGCACTGGATTTATTGAAGCTGTGTTCAAGCATGAAGGTATTGTTGAAAACTGTGTGCTGACCTCTTCTGGAGAGATAATGGTTACCTCAGATGACAAATGCAGCCAGTATGTGTGGCATACTGCTAGTGGTGAAAATATCTTTCGCATTAATGGACAAAAAATCTCGGAGCTAATGATTACTCATAATGATCAATTTGTAGTCTCTCTCTGTGAGCAAAATGCATCCAGAGTTTGGCGACTGGCCACAGGGCATAGGGTTTGCAATATTTTAGTTGCCTTACAGAATGCATTTATAACAACTGCAAATACATTTGTAGTCGGAATGGCAAAGAACAAAGTATTAGCAGTGAGTCTCTGGACAGGCAGTATAACAAAGAAGTTTTGCTGTGATGATGGTGCAAGCATTGTGGATATTAAGTTAATACCAGACTGCCCAGATATTATAGTATTTATAACATCTACCGAAACCGTGAACATCTGGAGCCTGACAGAAGAAGTCATCTGCAGACGTGTACAACTGCCTAccaatttcttaaaaaaattagaagactTTGAAATATCTCCAAATGGGAAGCTAGGAATTATAACCCGTGGTGATGACAACATCAATGTTCTTGATTTATACAGTGGAAAACTTCGTGTGGTTCACGCTCCAGGTGTCATCTGGCGGCAGAGGCTGTCTCGTGATGGCCGCTATCTTGTGTACATTTGTTGTCGTGGTGAGGAAGATGATGACAATGGTGCAGTCTCTAGCTTAATTGTAATGAGGCTAGCGGATGGCAAAAACATCGGTGCCTGTTCTCTTTATAAAACTCCCACTTTCCTTACACTCTCACAGAGACATTTAAACATTATTATTGGATTTGATGATGGAAGTATAGGTACTTACACTGTAGTGGATCGAGTTGATGCTGCACTGAAAATCAAAATTGCTACTTCAAACAGCCGTCAGATTTTCAACAACACAGCACAAGTCATTAGGCCAAAATGTCACAATTATAGCTTCAAAGTGACTGCAGACTGCATTTGGAGAGAATCAACAGAAGTATTTGCAAGGGATAGCCCCATTACAGTTACAGAGCCTGAGGTGAGTGAAGCAACACCAACCAAAAAATACAACTATTGCTATGAGAAAGTGTGCTCAGCCATAGATTGCAGAGGACATAGTTTTGCCTCTGACAACTGA